CAAGCTGGTACATGGTCACATTGCAGATCTCGTAAACAAAGGAATAAAGAAAATATTTTATCCCTGTATACCCTATAACATTCAAGAGGATCAAGAAGCCGACAATCGATATAATTGTCCTATTGTTACCTCTTACCCGGAAACCATTAATGCTAATATGGGTGTTCTTAGAAACAATAATGTTACTTTTTATCATCCGTTTTTACCCATTGATTTGCCCAATCGCATGGTTAACCGATTGGTTGAAGAATTGGCAGACGAAGGGATAGCTAAGGCTGAGCTAGCCGGAGCTGTTAAAAGGGCTTATGCGGAACTGGACAGATATAAGGAAGAGGTAAGAAAAAAGGGTGAAGAAACTCTTACCTATATTAATGAACATAATATAAAGGGTATTGTGCTTGCGGGCAGACCCTATCACATAGATCCGGAAATTAATCATGGCATACCAGAGATGCTAAAGTCCTATGGCTTTGCTGTTTTACCAGAAGATGCAATTAGGCATTTGGTTAAGACTGAAAGACCCTTGCGTGTTGTAGACCAATGGGTATACCATTCAAGAATGTATGCTGCTGCCACTTATGTTGCACAGCAAAAAAACCTGGAATTGATTCAACTGAATTCCTTCGGCTGTGGCTTAGATGCTGTTACCACAGATCAGGTAAAAGAAATTTTAGAATCCTATGGGAAGATTTATACGGTGCTAAAGATTGATGAAATAAGCAATCTGGGAGCTGCACGAATACGAGTACGCTCACTGGTTGCCGCCATCAAGGAACGGGACAAGAAGGGTTTTATACCGAAAAAACTATTTACCTACCCCGGTAGAGTTATATTCACTAAGGAAATGAAGCAAACCCATACAATCTTGGCACCCCAGATGTCACCCATCCATTTCCAATTTTTAAAGATTGGATTTGAAAAAGCAGGGTATAATATTGAAATTCTTCCCTCAGTGGATAAGTTGGCCATTGATGAAGGATTAAGATACGTACATAACGATGCCTGTTATCCAACCATTATCATAGTTGGTCAGTTAATGAGGGCCTTAAAATCTGGTAAATATGATTTAAACAACACCTCTATTATTATGGCACAAACAGGTGGCGGCTGCCGTGCCACCAACTATATTGCCATTATTCGAAAGGCATTAAGAGATGCAGGGATGGAACAGGTGCCGGTTATTTCCCTTTCATCCGGCTTGGAGAAAAATCCCGGATTTAAGGTGACCTTGCCCATCTTCCATAACATGATGATGGGGTTAGTCTATGGTGACCTTCTAATGAGAGTATTATATAGGGTACGACCCTATGAGAAGGTTCCAGGTTCCGCCAATAGATTATACCACTATTGGGTAGAGCGGTGTCTGCAAGACCTAAAAGTTGGTGGCAGAAAAGAGTTTAAAGAAAATATCTATAGAATTGTTAAGGATTTTGACTGCCTGGAAATTCATGAGGATTTAGTAAAACCAAGGGTAGGAGTAGTAGGAGAAATATTAGTTAAGTTTCACCCCACTGCAAATAATAATATTGTTGAATTGTTAGAAGCGGAAGGCGCAGAGGCTGTGGTGCCGGATCTAATTGATTTCTTTTTATATTGTTCTTTCGATAATAAGATTAAATATCAACTACTGTCCGGAACCCTTTGGAAAATGATTTCCGGCATGATTTCTGTAAAAACCATTGAGTCCTATAGGACAGATATGAAAAAGGCTTTACATGATAGTAAACGGTTTGAAGCACCGAAAGCAATTGAAGAGATTGCTCAATATGCAGCAAAACACCTATCATTGGGAAACCAAACCGGAGAGGGCTGGTTTTTAACGGGAGAAATGGTTGAACTTATTCAAAGTGGAGTAAACAATGTTGTTTGTTTACAACCCTTTGCCTGTTTACCAAACCATATAACAGGAAAAGGTATGATTAAAGAACTAAGAAGAGCCTATCCTACAGCCAATATTGCACCAATAGACTATGATCCAGGGGCTAGTGAAGTTAATCAACTAAATCGAATCAAACTTATGCTTTCTGTGGCAATGGAAGCTGTAAAAAAACGTGCTGGTTCCTAAAAATATTTTAGCCAGAAAGAAAATGATTGTTTAAGCTAGTATCCTTTAAAACTCCTGGGCTTTAAAAATATAGTGCTAAAAAAACTTATGTCTTTAATTTTAGGCAAATTAATTTTAAAATAACTCAATACAATACTTGGTGCTAATTTAGTAATATTCCAGCAACAAACCTCTTGATTTATTTCAAAAAAGTAGTATAATTTATAAATGTCGCATGAATGCGGCAGGTTCAAAGTACAGTGAGTAGTCGCTGTTTCGTTTTAAACGGAGCAGAGGAAAGTCGAGACACGCACACTTGTTGAGAAGCCAATAGGCACCGACAAGTGTAAGATGGTGCCCGGTGCAAGCCGGGGCAGGGCGACCTGACGACGGTGAAAGTAACTCTCGGAGTTATCAGTAGCCATAAAGTGCCACAGAAACGATGTCACCGGGTGACCGGTGAGTGCAAGGGTAAACTCCACCAGCGTGCAACCCAAATAGGCAGGGACATTTGTCACCTGCGGGTAGGGGCACCTCGCTTGGCGAGGAAGGGGAATTCTTCTCCTTAGATAGATGACTACTAAAACAGAATCTCGCTTATGGCTGTAGCTTTGGACTAATAATAACCAACAAAATAGTAAGTAAAAGTTTAAAAGATGGACTTGCACAGTTCGGCAAACTATGCTAAAATCTATTTTGTCGGAAAGAGATGGGGGCGTGGCGCAGCTGGGAGCGCGCTTGAATGGCATTCAAGAGGTCAGGGGTTCGATCCCCCTCGTCTCCACCAGTAAAAAAGGATTTCAGGATTTTTCCTGAAATCCTTTTTTTACTTAAGTCTTAAGGAGCATTGGTGATATACTTTGAACTTATAACTTATTAGAAGTCCTGGCTATTTAAAATAGAAAATTGCATATGGAAATGGGTGCTTTACCTTGAGTGGGTAAAGCTTAAAAGGGAAGCCGGTGCAAGTCCGGCGCGGTCCTCGCCACTGTAACGGGTAGGGACTCCACATAATGTCACTGGGAAATACTCCTGGGAAGACGTGGAGTACCGATGATCCAAAGTCAGGAGACCTGCCCATTTTAAATTACCACAATGCCTACGGGTGTATAGGGAGGTGGTTTCCTCTTGATTGTACTGTCTTTGTCGGTACCGCCATGATGATAACCTGGCTTGTTTGTGGCCAGGCTTTTTGTTTCTAAGTTAATCATCTAAGGAGGATTTTGTATACAAATGGCGAATAAACCTAATAATTTTAAAATAATTACTTTTCCTACAGATTTATATAGGAAACAACAGGAAAAGTACCGTGAGCATAGCGGGGAGGAAGAGAGGTTGCGGGTGGTACTGGCGGAAGACGAGCCTATTATCCGTATGGATATCCGGCGGATGCTAGAGGACATGGGGCACCAAGTGGTGGGAGAATGTCGGGATGGGGACGAGGCTATACGGTTAACCAAAGAATACCGTCCAGATGTGGTCCTTATGGATATCAAGATGCCCAGGATGGAAGGATTAGCGGCTACCCAGGTAATTTTTGAAAAAATGATGGCCCCGGTGGTGCTGTTAACATCCTTTAGTGATGCTGAGACAGTGCAGGAGGCCATGGACAGCGGTGCCTTTGGCTACTTGGTTAAGCCAGTCGATGGAAAAAGGCTGCGTACAACCTTAAAAGTTGCCCGCCAGCGTTTTGTAGAAATGAGAAAGCTAAGAACAGAGGTAGACAGGCTGTCGGAAGCGAATGAAGATCGAATTATTATCTCCCGGAGCAAACTCCTACTGCAAAAAAAGCTTGGTTGTACTGAGGATGAAGCCTTCAAAATTATTCGCAAAACAAGCATGAATCGACATTGTCGTATGGGTGAAGTGGCCAGAGAAATCCTAAGAAAAAATATCTAAATTTTTTGTCGAACAAGAAGGAAAAAGAAGACTATCCATAGAATATTCTTAATTAAATAACAGTTTGTAAGAGTTAGCTACAATAGAATAGCTGTTTTTTAGACAGAAAGGCAATGAAGCCCTATTCGGCCGAACGAAAAAAATATCGTGCGGTTGGTAGGGTTTTGTTTTTTTACAAAGGAGAATCATCATGGAAGTTGATAAAAAAGCAAGGATAATCCAAGAATACGTACCGGGAAAACAGGTGACTCTGTCACACATTATTGCCCACCCGATACAGGATTTGTATCGAAAATTGGGTGTTGAGCCCGCAGGAGCCATTGGTATTCTAACCTTAACTCCTGGTGAGACAGCCATTATCGCAGCTGATATAGCCACCAAGGCGGCGGATGTAGCTATAGGGTTCCTAGACCGGTTTACCGGTTCAGTGGTGGTTACCGGAGATGTGGCAGCCGTAGATTCAGCGTTGAAAGAAGTTAACGATGTGCTTAATCGGAATTTAGGTTATACTGCTGCTATGATAACCCGTTCCTAGGTTGGGGGTTGGATAGAATGAGTAAGATTATGGTGGTGGGCGCTGTAGGCGCTGGCAAGAGCACTATTTTGGCGGCCCTGCGGGGGAATGTGAAAGATGTAAAAAAAACTCAGGTTATAGAGTTTGGCGCACAGACTGTGGATACCCCTGGGGAATATATTGAGAATCCTCGTTTTTACCGGGCCCTTTTATCCACCGCTCTACAGGTGGACTATGTATTGTTTGTTCAGGATGCTACCAGTGATAGATCCGTTTTCCCCCCAGGCATAGGGCAATTGTTTCCTGGTTACTCCGTGGGAATTATCACTAAAGTGGATCATCCTGAAGCAAATGTGGAGAGGGCTAAAGGGCTGTTGCATCACCTGGCGCTTAAAGGAAAGGGAGAAGTATTTGAAGTTTCTGCCCTCGCTGGTGACGGATTGGAAGAGTTAAAGCAACGTTTGGAACTGTAGCATACTGGAAGTTGGGTGGGTGCTAAGATGGCTGCAGAAGCAAGGGAACTTCAACAGAGTTTAGTTAGCTTGTGCTTAGAAGAATGTAACTTGTTAGAAGATGATATTCTGATTCTAGAGAAAATAAGCACTAATTTGCAATATTTTGCAGACCTAGCTGTGGCCGATGTATTTATTGACGTCCTTACTAGGAACCAAGAACGTGCTTTGGTGGTAGCCAACGCCAAGCCTACCACGGCTCCTTCTCTATACCGGGGCAGTGTGGTGGGGGCCTATGCTCTGCAATGTAACGAACCGGCAGTTTTCCAAGTCTTTGAGACTGGTGAGACCGTGTTAAACATGAAAGGCTTAAGTCAGGAAGGGGTACCCATTCTACAGAGGGTGACACCCATTCGAAATGTGGGGGGCAAAATCATTGCTGTACTGATCATGGAAAGAGATAATTCCTTCCAAGTGAAGCAGCAGCAAACCATGAAATTTCTCTCAGAAACGACTCAGAAGCTTACTGATACGCTCTTGAATATTACCCGCGTGGGAGAGGTGTTACCGACACTGATCCATGATGCACTATTTATTGTGGCTGAGGGGAAAATTTCCTATGCCAACAGAGTGGCCACCGAGTTAACCAAGGATCTAATCAATGGTATTGAGCCAGTGGGCCTGATGGTGAAACAACTTATTTCTCAGGTGCCCGAACTGAGTGTGGTGTTTAGTACGGACTCGGATGCCGAGGAAGTGCAACTCCTTAAAAATACCTTTTTGGTGAGAGCATTACCGATCCTAGATACCGCAGAGGTTCGGGGCAGGGTATATTTACTAAGGGACATTACTGAATTACGCAAGAAAGAGAAACAGTTGATTGCTAAATCCACCGTAATTAAAGAAATTCATCATAGGGTTAAAAATAATTTGCAAACCATAGCAAGTCTGATGAGGCTACAGATGAGGCGAGTGCAAAGTGAGGAAGCCAGAATTGCTTTTCAGGAAAGTATCAATCGCATCCGCTGTATTGCTCTAGTTCATGATATTTTCTCCCGGGAATCCCCGGAGATGATTGAACTAAGGGAGTGCATCCAACGGATAGGCCAAATACTCATAGAGAATATGGTATCCTCGGAGCAACAAATTCAGTTGGAGATAGCGGGGGATGAAGTCTATATTCCATCAGAACAAGCCACTTCAACTGCCATTGTTATTAATGAAATTCTACAAAACTCCATAAAATATGCATTTATAGGTAATATAATCGGTAACATAGTTGTTAGTGTAACTGATCAGGGGAATCGGTTAAGTGTAACCATCCAAGACAACGGAAAGGGTTTCCCACCAGAGTTTGATATTAAAAAGAATGCAAATTTGGGGCTTCAGATTACCTATGCTTTGGTTACCGAGAGCTTAGGTGGGAACATTGCCATGTATAACAAGGATGGTGCAGTGGTTGAAATAGACTTCCCGAAATGGGGGGCTGAGGATGATGCATTCGCTACGGATTGTGTTGGCGGATGATGAGTTTCTAACCCGTATGGATTTAAAAGAAATGCTGGCAGGGCTGGGTCATCAGGTGGTGGCAGAGGCCAGAAATGGTCCTATGGCATTGGAGCTTGTAGAAAAATTACGGCCGGACATGGCTATATTGGATATTAAGATGCCTAAAATGGATGGTATTAAAGTGGCCAAACTTATTGCCGGTCAGAAACTTTGTGCAGTTCTGATGTTATCTGCCTATAGTGAAGAAGAATTAATATTAAGAGCTATGGATGCCGGGGTAACGGGATATATTACCAAGCCGGTTATCGAAAAGGAACTGGAGCCTGCCTTGCGGATTGCTTGGGCTCGTTATCAAGACTTAATCAGGCTAAAGGACAAAAAAGTTGCCTTAAAGGAAACCCTGACACAAGATATTCAGGGGGCCAGGTCTCGCAACAACAATGGGGCGAGGCTTAAAAAATAAAATAGCTGGGGCAAAGAGGTCCTTAAGGTGCGGAGGATTATTTATCCATCGTGCTTTAAGGCCTTTTGTTTTTTAGGGGGTGTAAAAAAAGGTAAGTAAAACGACCCGGAAAAACCAAAAATAAATAGAAGGAGGTAACTGAATGAGTGACAAGAGTTGTAATGTACAGGCTCAGGAAGGGCAACAGTTAAAAAAGGTTGCAGGTCCTTTACTGCTATGGGGTCTTGGCGTAGGATATGTAATCTCCGGTGACTATTTCGGATGGAACTTTGGTTTAGCTGCCGGCGGCTTTTGGGGATTATTCGCTGCTACCATTTTAATGGCTATTATGTATACCAGTATGTGTTTGACCATTGCTGAGTTGTCCACTGCTATTCCTTTTTCCGGTGGAGCCTATGCCTTTGCCAGGCGGGCCATGGGACCCTGGGGTGGTTACTTGGCCGGTATTGGGGTTGTATTGGAGTATGTTCTGGCTCCGGCGGTAATTGTTAACGGTATTGCTGGTTATGTACACGTGTTGTTCCCCGATGTTGCTCAGTGGATGCTAGTAATCGGTTTCTTTGCAGTATTTCTAATTATGAATACCCTGGGTGCTAAAACTACTTTGAACTTTGAACTAGTGGTTACCGCCATTGCGGTGGTGGGTCTAGGCATATTTGCCTACCTAGCCATTCCACACTTTGATGCCAGCAAACTGACCAATATTGCGCCCACGGAGGGTAATTCCAAAGTCTTACCCTTTGGATTAGTTGGTATTTGGGCAGCTATTCCCTATGCCATCTGGTTGTTCCTGGCCATTGAAGGACTTCCTCTGGTATCCGAGGAGTGTAAAGATCCTGCTAAGGATATGCCTAAGGGACTTATTTCTTCCATTTCAACACTGGTTATCACCGCCTTTTTGGTACTTTTCCTGGCTGCCGGTAATGGCGGAGCAGACGCCATGAGTACATCCGCCAGTCCATTGCCCGAAGCTCTGGCTGGAGCGCTGGGGCAGGCTCACTGGTCTATGAAAGGCTTGGCACTGATTGGTTTGGCAGGGCTGATTGCCAGCTTTAACGGCATTATTTTTGGCTACGGCCGGGCCATTTTCTCTCTGTCCCGTGCTGGTTACCTGCCAAGATTTTTATCTGCTGTTCACCCCCGTTTCCATACACCTTATGTGGCTTTGCTGGTAGGTGGTGCAGTGGGTATTGTCGGTGCTATTTTGGGTAACGGTGATGTTTTGATTCAAATTGCCGTGTTTGGTGCGGTAATTTCCTACATCATGATGATGCTTTCAGCCATTGTTTTGCGGAAAAAGGAGCCTAATATGCCTAGGCCATATAAAGTGCCCCTATACCCCTTAACTCCTTATGCTGCACTGATACTGGCCATTATTGCACTTTTCGCCGGGTTCTTCTACGCGCCCAAGGTCATTCTTTGGACTGCTCTGGTTTACGCCATCTTCGTAGCGTACTTTGCTTTCTATAGCAGACATCACCTGGTAGCGAAAGCTCCTGAAGAAGAGTTTGAATTACTGAGAAAAGCCGAAGAAGAATTAGGTTAGTCGGGTATGTCCTGCTCGTTAGCGAATTGGTTAACGAGCAAACATCCCTTTATAAAATAAGAAAATAAGGGGGGACAAGGATAGCGATTATGAAGCTTAAAACCAAGTTATTTGGCCAGGTCTTTTCCTTCCGAGATGTTCGTGAGGTAATGGCCAAAGCAAATGAAGAAAAATCTGGAGATATTTTGGCCGGCATAGCCGCTAGCTCAGCGGCTGAACGGGTGGCTGCTAAGATTGTTTTAAGTGAGCTTACCTTGGAAGATATCTTCAACAATCCGGCAGTTCCCTATGAAGAAGACGAAGTAACCCGAATTATTTATGATAACCTGAATCGATCCATTTATAGTGAGATTAAGGGCTGGACCGTGGCCCAATTAAGGGAATTTATTTTAAAAAATGAGACTGGGCCCAGTTGTATCCGTCGTGTTAGCCGGGGCCTCACCAGTGAGATGGTGGCGGCGGTGGCTAAGTTAATGAGCAATTTAGATTTAATTTACGGGGCCAAAAAGATCCAGGTTACAGCCCATTGTAATACCACCATCGGGGAGAAAGGTTGTTTAGCGGTGCGCCTGCAGCCTAATCACCCTACCGACAGCCCCGAAGGAATTTTAAGCTCCCTGCGGGAGGGTCTGTCCTACGGCATCGGGGATGCCTTAATAGGTCTTAACCCGGTGGAAGATACGGTGCCCATTACCACTCGTTCCCTGGAAACGATGTATAACTTTGCCCAGGAATGGGAGATTCCTACCCAGGTGTGTGTACTGGCTCACGTAACGACGCAAATGAAGGCCATCGAGAAGGGAGCTCCGGGGGATCTGATCTTCCAGAGTTTGGCTGGCACCCAGGCTGGTAATGAGGCCTTCGGAATTAGTAATGACATCTTAAAAGAAGCCCAGGAAGTGGCCCTTAAATATGGGAGATCCACAGGACCCAATGTAATGTATTTTGAAACTGGTCAGGGTTCGGAACTGTCCTCAGACGCACACCATGGCGTAGACCAAGTAACCCTGGAGGCCCGCTGCTACGGTCTGGCCAAGCAGTTCAACCCTTTCCTGGTTAACACAGTTGTTGGCTTTATTGGGCCGGAATACCTGTATGACGCCAAACAGGTTACCCGGGCCGGTCTGGAAGATCACTTTATGGGCAAACTAACCGGGATTCCCATGGGGGTGGATGCCTGCTACACCAACCACATGAAGGCGGACCAGAACGACATTGAAAACCTGGCTGTACTGCTCACCTCAGCAGGAATCAACTACTTCATGGGGATTCCCATGGGGGATGATGTAATGTTGAATTACCAATGCACCAGTTTCCATGATATTGCTGCCCTAAGACAAACTGTAAATCTAAGGCCCTTACCCGCCTTTGAAAAATGGATGGAGAAAATGGGTCTGTTGAAAAATGGTTACCTTACGAGCAAGGCCGGGGATCCTTCCGTCTTTACCGGCAGGGGGGGTGTAAACCGTGATTGAGGAACAAATTCGGCAGATTGTACAGGCGGTTATCAGCCAAATGACGGGCGACGAAGCTGATAAACCACAAAGAGGGGATGCCAAGACAGAGCCTAAGGCACCGGATATTTCAGTAGAGAAAAGTACACCGCCCTGTTGCGGGTCAATCTTAGAGGATGTAGCAGATGAAGATTTAGAAGATCTATCTGCGATTGATTTGCAGAAAGAAATCTTAATACCTAATCCCGCTGACCCGGCTGCCCTGGCATATTTTAAACAAAGTACTCCTGCCAGAATCGGGGTGTGGCGTTGTGGTGCCCGTCCCCTAACAAGGACTCTGCTCCGTTTTCGGGCAGACCACGCTACCGCCCAGGATGCAGTTTTTAAGGAAGTTGATGAGGAAGTTTTAAATAAGTTTGACTTAGTTCGGGTACAAACCAAGATTACGGACAAGGATCAATATTTGACACGGCCAGATTTAGGCAGACAATTGTTGGATGAAGATCTACAAAAGATTTTGCAAAACTGTCCCAAGAATCCCCAAGTACAGATTGTAATAGCCGATGGTTTAAGTTCCAGGGCTGTGGAAGCCAACCTGGAGGATATTTTGCCCTCCCTGAAGCAAGGGTTGGCAGCCCAAAATCTAAAGACTGGCAAGGATATCTTTGTCAAGTTTGGCCGGGTAGATGTAATGGACCAAATCGGGAAGGCTTTAGATGCTGAAGTGGTGGTGCTGCTAGTGGGCGAACGCCCGGGTTTGGGTACCTCTGAGAGCATGAGTGCCTATATGGTCTACAAACCTGGCCCCCAAACTGTGGTGGCCGACCACACGGTGGTATCCAATATTCATAAGGGTGGTACACCGCCGGCCGAGGCGGGAGCCCATTTGGCCACCGTGGTAAGGAAAATATACGATGCTAAGCTCAGTGGAGTGAAGCTCACCCTGCAATAGGCTTAAAGGGGGAGAATTCAGGTGGAGGATAGGAACACCAAAAAACTACTGAGTGTTGGTATCGATGTAGGTACCACCACCACCCAGTTAGTGGTTAGTCGCATCTTGGTCTGCAATATAGCGCCAGGCTCGGCAGTACCCCGCATGGCCATAACCGGCAAGGAAATACTTTACCGCAGCGGGATTCACTTTACCCCACTGTTGAACAGGGAAATTATTGATGCCCAGGGAGTTACGCAAATTATTGCTCGGGAATATCATCAGGCAGGGATTTCGCCAGAGCAGGTGGACACTGGTGCGGTGATCATAACTGGCGAAACGGCTAAAAAGGAAAATGCCAGGAGCATCTCGGAGTCCCTGGCCGGCTATGCTGGCAACTTTGTAGTGGCCACAGCGGGCCCCCAACTGGAATCCATCATTGCTGGGCGGGGAGCTGGGGCCGCAGCCCTCTCGTCGGAATTGCACCGGGTGGTGTTAAATATTGACGTAGGCGGCGGCACTGCGAACTTAGCAGTTTTTGAAGAAGGTCAACCGATTGATGCCACTTGCATCAATATAGGAGGGCGTCTGGTAGAACTGGAAACTGGGGGAGACCGGATCCGCTATGTGGCACCAGCGGCCAGAGTAGTCCTTGAAGAATGTGGCATAAAGGCGGAGGTAGGGGAAAGACTCTCACTGCAAGAAATTCGGACTATAAGTAAAGCCATGGCCCAAGCTGTTAAGAACTTGCTGCTGCCAGGTCCGTTGCCATCCATTAGCCAGCGTATTATGATGGGACCGTCCTTAAGGTTGGATTACCCTATTCATATTGTGACCATCTCCGGTGGGGTAGCAGACTTCGTTTACACCGGTCAAGAAATTTGGCAATTACAAGAGGGAAGTAGGTTTGGTGATATCGGTCCCTTTTTAGGGGCAGCCTTGGGCGAGGCCCTCCTGGGCGAGCAGTGGAAGTTGCTTCAGCCTAGGGAGACCATTCGGGCTACTGTTATCGGTGCCGGGGCCCATACACTGAATTTAAGCGGTAGTACCATCAAAGTGGCACAGGAGTTACTTCCCATACGCAATGTGCCGGTTATTAAACCCTTTGCCAGAGATATTCCCCTTAACCCGGAGGAATTAGCCGGAGGGATGTCCCTGCGACTGGCACCTTACTGGTCAGCCGGTTACAAAGAACCGGTGGCCATTGCCCTCGGGGGGTTGAAAGGAGCAAAGTTTCGGCAAATCCAAGAGGTGGCTACTACAGTCGCTGGGGTGACCAGAGATTATGTAGCAGCGGGACAGCCCCTGATACTGATAATGGAAGAGGATTGTGGCAAAGTGATGGGACAATCCTTAGCGTCCATTATGGGAACCCAGGCGGGAATCATATGTCTGGACCAACTTTATACCTCAGACGGAGATTATATCGATATCGGGGAAGCTATCATGGATGGTACCGTAGTGCCGGTTATTATTAAGACCCTGGTATTTGAAAGTAACCAACTACAGTGACAGATGAGAACATTTGTAAGAGGGGAGGTTAAAAAAATGGTGTTGCAACCCATAAAGGCAGATATATTGGCTGTTAAAATGATTCCCAATGTATCACCTGACCTGGCCAAGAGTTTACAATTAAATCCGGATCAGCGTAGTGTCGGTATGCTTACTTGTACCATTGATGATGCTGGTTATACTGCCATCGATGAAGCCACCAAGAAAGCACTGGTGGAAGTGGTTTATGCTAAGTCCTTTTATGCAGGTGCTGCCCACGCCTCAGGACCCCTGTCTGGAGAATTTATCGGTATCATTGCTGGACCCAGTCCGGCCGAGGTAAGGAGTGGCCTGGAAGCGGCTATCACTATGCTGGAGGAAGAGGCATTTTTTTATACTGCCGATGAGGAAGGTAAGATTGCCTTTTACCCCCATGTAATATCCAGAACTGGCAGTTACTTGTCAAGTTTAGCAGGTATTACCGAGGGAGAGCCTCTGGCCTACCTGATTGCGCCACCCATTGAATCAATTTTTGCAGTGGATGCGGCTTTAAAAGCTGCGGATGTTGAGATGAAACAATGGTTTGGACCACCTAGCGAGACCAACTTTGGCGGGGCACTCCTGACCGGCACACAGAGCGCCTGTACCGCTGCTGCAGAGGCATTTAAGGAGGCGGTACTCTCTGTGGCCCGTCAGCCAAGGGAATTCTAATAGATTTAATTTCTAATTAAATAAATAGCTAAAAATATTAGGAGGTAATGACTAATGAGTAATACAAACGCACTGGGTATGATTGAAACCAAGGGTTTAATCGGTGCTATCGAAGCTGCTGACGCTATGGTAAAGGCTGCTAACGTTTATCTGATTGGCAAGGTTCATGTTGGCGGTGGTTTGGTAACCGTGATGGTAAGAGGCGATGTGGGTGCTGTTAAAGCTGCCACCGATGCAGGTGCAGCGGCTGCTCAGCGGGTTGGCGAACTGATTTCCGTCCATGTCATTCCCAGACCCCATGGTGATGTCGAACTGGTATTGCCAATGAATGAAAAGCAATAGTCTATCATGAAGAAGCTCTAGTTGAGGAGGGTTGATAGATGAGAGTTTTTACAGAGTTAGAACTAAGGGATCAGTACTTTAAAAATCCCTTTGCTACTTTTCACCTTCCTCCCAACTGCAGGCTGACCCCGGCGGCAACTCAGTTTCTCAATGAAAGAAAAATTAAGGTGGTGACGGGGGAAAACCCCTCCCCCGCCCCATCTTTTACTGACAAACAGGTTGAATGCAAGGGAACAGCCAGAGAAAAGGGATATCTGCTGCCAAATGGACAGTTTAGCGAAAAAAAGCCGGAACATATGACCCAATT
This genomic interval from Desulforamulus reducens MI-1 contains the following:
- the eutL gene encoding ethanolamine utilization microcompartment protein EutL, encoding MLQPIKADILAVKMIPNVSPDLAKSLQLNPDQRSVGMLTCTIDDAGYTAIDEATKKALVEVVYAKSFYAGAAHASGPLSGEFIGIIAGPSPAEVRSGLEAAITMLEEEAFFYTADEEGKIAFYPHVISRTGSYLSSLAGITEGEPLAYLIAPPIESIFAVDAALKAADVEMKQWFGPPSETNFGGALLTGTQSACTAAAEAFKEAVLSVARQPREF
- a CDS encoding ethanolamine ammonia-lyase subunit EutB yields the protein MKLKTKLFGQVFSFRDVREVMAKANEEKSGDILAGIAASSAAERVAAKIVLSELTLEDIFNNPAVPYEEDEVTRIIYDNLNRSIYSEIKGWTVAQLREFILKNETGPSCIRRVSRGLTSEMVAAVAKLMSNLDLIYGAKKIQVTAHCNTTIGEKGCLAVRLQPNHPTDSPEGILSSLREGLSYGIGDALIGLNPVEDTVPITTRSLETMYNFAQEWEIPTQVCVLAHVTTQMKAIEKGAPGDLIFQSLAGTQAGNEAFGISNDILKEAQEVALKYGRSTGPNVMYFETGQGSELSSDAHHGVDQVTLEARCYGLAKQFNPFLVNTVVGFIGPEYLYDAKQVTRAGLEDHFMGKLTGIPMGVDACYTNHMKADQNDIENLAVLLTSAGINYFMGIPMGDDVMLNYQCTSFHDIAALRQTVNLRPLPAFEKWMEKMGLLKNGYLTSKAGDPSVFTGRGGVNRD
- the eutC gene encoding ethanolamine ammonia-lyase subunit EutC translates to MIEEQIRQIVQAVISQMTGDEADKPQRGDAKTEPKAPDISVEKSTPPCCGSILEDVADEDLEDLSAIDLQKEILIPNPADPAALAYFKQSTPARIGVWRCGARPLTRTLLRFRADHATAQDAVFKEVDEEVLNKFDLVRVQTKITDKDQYLTRPDLGRQLLDEDLQKILQNCPKNPQVQIVIADGLSSRAVEANLEDILPSLKQGLAAQNLKTGKDIFVKFGRVDVMDQIGKALDAEVVVLLVGERPGLGTSESMSAYMVYKPGPQTVVADHTVVSNIHKGGTPPAEAGAHLATVVRKIYDAKLSGVKLTLQ
- a CDS encoding ethanolamine ammonia-lyase reactivating factor EutA → MEDRNTKKLLSVGIDVGTTTTQLVVSRILVCNIAPGSAVPRMAITGKEILYRSGIHFTPLLNREIIDAQGVTQIIAREYHQAGISPEQVDTGAVIITGETAKKENARSISESLAGYAGNFVVATAGPQLESIIAGRGAGAAALSSELHRVVLNIDVGGGTANLAVFEEGQPIDATCINIGGRLVELETGGDRIRYVAPAARVVLEECGIKAEVGERLSLQEIRTISKAMAQAVKNLLLPGPLPSISQRIMMGPSLRLDYPIHIVTISGGVADFVYTGQEIWQLQEGSRFGDIGPFLGAALGEALLGEQWKLLQPRETIRATVIGAGAHTLNLSGSTIKVAQELLPIRNVPVIKPFARDIPLNPEELAGGMSLRLAPYWSAGYKEPVAIALGGLKGAKFRQIQEVATTVAGVTRDYVAAGQPLILIMEEDCGKVMGQSLASIMGTQAGIICLDQLYTSDGDYIDIGEAIMDGTVVPVIIKTLVFESNQLQ
- the eutM gene encoding ethanolamine utilization microcompartment protein EutM, which encodes MSNTNALGMIETKGLIGAIEAADAMVKAANVYLIGKVHVGGGLVTVMVRGDVGAVKAATDAGAAAAQRVGELISVHVIPRPHGDVELVLPMNEKQ